One window of Chryseobacterium indologenes genomic DNA carries:
- a CDS encoding M1 family metallopeptidase: MRKAILSIAILGILFSANVSAQTETSGREKVYRATPTKVTELKHTKLKVNFDYQKEQMNGEEWLTASPYFYAANELTLDAKGMLIHEVALDNNGKKSPLKYDYKDDILKISLDKTYQKNQEYTVYIKYTSRPNEVKQQGSMAINDAKGLYFINPQGTDPDMPTQIWTQGETESSSAWFPTIDKPNQKTTQEIYMTVPDKYVTLSNGLLKESKKESNGLRTDHWVMDKRHSTYLFFMGVGEYAIVKDKWKNIPVDYYIEKEYEPYAKQIYGNTPEMIEFFSKKLNYDYPWAKYAQISGRDYVSGAMENTTATLHGSDILQKPGQLIDENTWEDTIAHELFHHWFGDLVTAESWSNLTVNESFANYSEYLWNEYKYGKDQADYHLMTDVNNYLHNPSDFNKNLVRFNYESREDVFDLVTYQKGGGILNMLRNYLGDDAFFAGMNDYLKTNEYQNAEAHQLRLSFEKVSGKDLNWFFNQWYFGSGNPKINYTSTFEPVKKQVTVTINQTQEKPFEFPLAIDVYDNGKPKRYNVWVNAEAKNTFSFDVSKTPDLVNINADGVLLAEITDTKTPEQNLMQFTNSKEFKSRYLALAGIKDQAGKSPAAVKLLAAALKDSFFRVRIKALGLIDLANPEQMKALGGEVEKLASNDPKTLTQAAAITALGKTKDKKYLPLFEKGINAVSNAVKGSSMSALLTIDPSRANGLADKIDMKGASDELRAQLLPIIVKNRITSQIENIAPLATFYPFIKFQNPELGKSAEDGFNWIMTSDNLKATESITKIAGYAKNQMADNPQAKMMMVQMLKDGLSKKMELLKQNPQNAASINKQIDALNKAIENYK, from the coding sequence AATTGCTATACTCGGGATTTTATTTTCCGCCAATGTATCAGCACAAACCGAAACTTCAGGAAGAGAAAAGGTATATAGAGCTACTCCCACCAAAGTAACGGAACTTAAACACACAAAGCTGAAGGTAAATTTCGATTATCAGAAAGAACAGATGAATGGGGAAGAATGGCTTACTGCTTCACCTTATTTTTATGCTGCCAACGAACTTACACTTGATGCAAAAGGAATGCTGATTCATGAAGTAGCTCTTGATAATAACGGGAAGAAATCTCCTTTGAAATATGATTATAAAGATGATATCCTGAAAATCAGTCTTGATAAAACATACCAGAAAAATCAGGAATATACTGTTTACATCAAATATACATCCCGTCCGAATGAAGTAAAACAACAGGGAAGTATGGCTATCAATGATGCAAAAGGGCTTTATTTCATCAATCCTCAGGGAACGGACCCGGATATGCCTACACAAATCTGGACACAGGGAGAAACAGAATCTTCTTCCGCATGGTTTCCCACTATCGATAAACCCAACCAAAAGACCACACAGGAAATCTATATGACGGTTCCTGATAAATACGTAACCCTTTCCAATGGTCTTCTGAAAGAATCAAAAAAAGAATCCAATGGTCTCAGAACAGATCACTGGGTGATGGATAAAAGACATTCTACCTATCTTTTCTTTATGGGAGTAGGAGAATATGCTATTGTAAAAGACAAATGGAAAAATATTCCGGTTGATTATTACATCGAAAAAGAATACGAGCCTTACGCTAAGCAGATCTACGGAAATACTCCGGAAATGATTGAATTTTTCTCCAAAAAACTGAACTATGATTATCCATGGGCAAAATATGCTCAGATTTCAGGAAGAGATTATGTAAGCGGTGCGATGGAAAATACCACGGCAACCCTTCATGGAAGTGACATCCTTCAAAAACCGGGTCAGCTTATCGATGAAAATACATGGGAAGATACTATTGCTCATGAATTATTCCATCACTGGTTTGGAGATCTTGTTACCGCAGAAAGCTGGAGCAATCTTACAGTCAATGAATCTTTTGCCAACTATTCCGAATACCTTTGGAATGAATATAAATACGGAAAAGATCAGGCAGATTATCACCTGATGACCGATGTGAATAATTATCTTCACAATCCATCCGACTTTAATAAGAATCTGGTAAGGTTCAATTATGAATCCCGTGAAGATGTTTTTGACCTGGTGACGTATCAGAAAGGAGGAGGTATTTTAAATATGCTGAGAAACTATCTTGGAGATGATGCCTTCTTTGCAGGAATGAATGATTATCTGAAAACCAATGAATATCAGAATGCAGAAGCTCATCAGCTGAGACTGTCTTTTGAAAAAGTGTCAGGGAAAGACCTGAACTGGTTCTTCAACCAATGGTATTTTGGAAGCGGAAACCCGAAGATTAATTACACTTCCACATTTGAACCTGTGAAAAAGCAGGTTACTGTTACGATAAATCAAACCCAGGAAAAGCCATTTGAATTTCCTCTGGCTATAGATGTATATGACAATGGAAAACCTAAAAGATACAATGTCTGGGTAAATGCAGAAGCTAAAAATACATTCAGTTTTGATGTTTCTAAGACCCCTGATCTGGTAAATATTAATGCAGACGGTGTTTTATTAGCCGAAATCACTGATACAAAAACTCCTGAACAGAACCTGATGCAATTTACAAACTCTAAAGAGTTTAAAAGCAGATATCTTGCTTTAGCGGGAATCAAAGATCAGGCTGGGAAAAGTCCTGCAGCAGTAAAATTATTGGCTGCTGCATTGAAAGATTCTTTCTTCAGAGTAAGAATAAAAGCTTTAGGTTTAATAGACCTTGCCAATCCTGAACAGATGAAGGCATTAGGTGGCGAAGTTGAAAAACTGGCTTCCAATGATCCTAAAACATTAACCCAGGCTGCAGCTATTACAGCTTTAGGAAAAACAAAAGATAAAAAATATCTCCCATTATTTGAAAAAGGAATCAACGCAGTTTCAAATGCTGTGAAAGGAAGTTCAATGAGCGCACTTCTTACCATTGATCCTTCAAGAGCAAACGGACTGGCTGATAAAATTGATATGAAAGGAGCATCGGATGAACTTCGGGCACAATTGCTTCCAATAATTGTAAAGAACAGGATTACTTCTCAGATAGAGAATATTGCACCTCTTGCCACTTTCTATCCGTTTATTAAATTCCAGAACCCGGAATTAGGAAAATCAGCAGAAGATGGTTTCAACTGGATCATGACTTCCGATAATCTGAAAGCAACGGAAAGCATTACGAAAATTGCAGGATATGCCAAGAATCAGATGGCAGACAATCCACAGGCTAAAATGATGATGGTTCAGATGCTGAAAGATGGCTTAAGCAAAAAAATGGAGCTGCTGAAACAGAATCCACAAAATGCAGCGAGCATTAATAAACAGATTGATGCCCTCAATAAAGCGATTGAGAATTATAAATAA